In Daphnia magna isolate NIES linkage group LG5, ASM2063170v1.1, whole genome shotgun sequence, a single genomic region encodes these proteins:
- the LOC123472436 gene encoding solute carrier family 22 member 4-like: protein MYVFVTSCGRRNRLRVVSTFRRSQGVLGGKTPDVRSRTYAHIIREQQLRAEEQEVHRKLTDKGCCAPKPIENEKPPNQDGSAANTFDDGDPGDAFNADIILGHLGKMGWFQIKYLFCIGYGLLFPTSCILIYVFVGGVPAYRCFVDGCDDPIDPEYKADWLNGTALNSLLATPRAWSCNYQDFDTIPNATTPECAYKNYTVNATCHNWIFDKSVFTRTIVTDYLLVCDESWKITFGSFITMLGVLLGAFLLGPLPDLIGRRTSVVVLGTWMAAFGIGSCFAPNFDAFAGLRFLTGMGGVAVLQALIIWGLEAQAPVMRIKFICLIYCFQSIGNLISGLLAYFIRNWIILQLCLFVPMGTMVVTYFILPESTRWLTFKKKYPEAKEIYENAAKLNKKTIPAYLLVITKKVTVDFPVAVHDMSVDDS, encoded by the exons atGTATGTATTTGTAACTTCTTGTGGGCGAAGAAACCGTTTAAGAGTTGTTTCTACTTTCCGTCGCTCACAGGGAGTTTTGG GCGGTAAAACCCCAGACGTTAGATCTCGCACTTACGCTCACATTATTCGTGAACAACAGTTGCGCGCCGAAGAGCAAGAG gtCCACCGTAAGCTTACCGACAAAGGATG TTGTGCTCCGAAGCCGATTGAAAACGAGAAGCCACCAAATCAAGACGGATCAGCAGCTAACACTTTTGACGATGGCGACCCTGGCGATGCTTTTAACGCGGACATCATCCTCGGTCATTTGGGCAAAATGGGATGGTTTCAAATCAAGTATCTTTTTTGCATCGGATATGGCCTGCTCTTTCCAACGTCGTGTATCCTTATTTACGTCTTTGTGGGAGGCGTGCCTGCTTACAG GTGTTTTGTTGATGGTTGCGATGATCCAATTGATCCAGAGTACAAAGCCGATTGGCTAAACGGAACTGCCCTCAACAGTCTTCTGGCAACTCCTCGTGCATGGAGCTGTAACTACCAGGATTTTGATACCATACCGAATGCTACCACCCCGGAGTGTGCATATAAAAATTACACGGTCAACGCCACTTGCCACAACTGGATTTTCGACAAGTCTGTTTTTACAAGAACAATCGTTACTGAC TACCTTCTCGTGTGCGATGAATCATGGAAGATTACCTTTGGTTCGTTCATCACAATGCTAGGAGTTTTGCTGGGGGCTTTTCTCCTCGGGCCTTTGCCGGATTT AATAGGACGACGCACGTCAGTTGTTGTACTGGGGACGTGGATGGCGGCCTTTGGCATAGGTTCGTGTTTCGCTCCTAATTTTGACGCGTTTGCAGGACTTCGATTTCTTACTGGTATGGGAGGTGTTGCTGTTTTACAAGCCCTCATTATTTGGG GATTGGAAGCACAGGCTCCAGTAATGCGAATCAAATTTATTTGTCTCATCTATTGCTTTCAATCCATTGGAAATCTTATTAGTGGATTACTGGCATATTTTATCCGTAATTGGATAATATTGCAGCTCTGCCTTTTTGTGCCGATGGGGACAATGGTAGTTACATATTT CATTTTGCCTGAATCGACTCGCTGGCTAACATTTAAGAAGAAATATCCTGAAGCCAAGGAAATCTATGAAAATGCAGCCAAattaaacaagaaaaccatTCCTGCTTACTTACTGGTCATTACTAAGAAAGTTACTGTTGACTTTCCGGTGGCTGTACATGACATGTCGGTAGATGATAGTTGA